The Bacteroidota bacterium genome includes the window GCATTGAAATAATTTCAGTTCTATAAACAAAATTTCAGCAAAAGGGTTGTATTTAGGTGCAATCCTTTTGTTTTTATAGCAACATAGCGAAATTAATATTGCAGGGAAATACAATTTAATGGTAAAATTTCAGTTATCGAATTGTTTTTGAAATATTGTCCATCTTTAAGTATTTTCACCAACCATACTAAACCCATGATTAAAAAAATAGCTTTTCTGAGTCTGGCAGTTTTAACGGGCTTAACCAGTACTGCACAAAGTCGAAAATACAGCAACGAATTTTTGGCAATTGGAGTGGGAGCGAGGGCTCTAGGAATGAGTAATGCAACTGTAGCTACTATTGATGATGTAACAGCAGGTTACTGGAATCCGGCCGGACTTACGGGCTTAAAAAGTAATTTGCAAATATCATTAATGCACTCTGAATATTTTGCGGGTATTGCGAAATACGATTATGGTGCGCTAGCCAAGCAAATTGATGATAAAAGTGCTCTGGCTATTAGCTTTATTCGATTTGGGGTGGATGATATTCCAAATACAACCGAATTAATTGATGCCAATGGTCAAATAGATTACAACCGCATTACTACTTTCTCTGCAGCCGATTATGCCTTTATTTTATCGTATGCCAAAAAGATGTCTATCGAGGGCTTGAGCATTGGTGCAAATGCTAAAGTTGTGCGCCGAAAGGTTGGCGATTTTGCAGGTGCTTGGGGTTTTGGATTAGATGCAGGTGTGAAGTACCAAACCGAAAAGTGGAAGCTAGGTTTAATGGCACGTGAC containing:
- a CDS encoding PorV/PorQ family protein: MIKKIAFLSLAVLTGLTSTAQSRKYSNEFLAIGVGARALGMSNATVATIDDVTAGYWNPAGLTGLKSNLQISLMHSEYFAGIAKYDYGALAKQIDDKSALAISFIRFGVDDIPNTTELIDANGQIDYNRITTFSAADYAFILSYAKKMSIEGLSIGANAKVVRRKVGDFAGAWGFGLDAGVKYQTEKWKLGLMARDITTTFNSWSYNLSDETKYVFEQTGNELPQNGLELTLPKLILGAARMVNYKKFTAQAELNLDASFDGKRNVLLRGNPVSVDPHLGVEIGYSNLLFVRGGIGNIQKVQDLNGLSSYVSQPNIGVGVKLKSIYIDYALANVGQTFGLVSHVFSLKIDLNPRKAVKAADANS